One window from the genome of Luteithermobacter gelatinilyticus encodes:
- a CDS encoding cell wall hydrolase: MKRVQSIIYALLPVFLLVGLTAIYMALQTESKASIGPEKNAAPAVAGSSAQPRRAFGRQNASPGDSDRLAQLFESGLSRREFRCLAQAIYFEARGEPYEGQVAVAHVIMNRVESPRYPNSICGVVFQNEHMRHLCQFSFACDGRSDNPYEMAAWRQAQRIAEKVLLKNYRDVTNRSTHYHADYVSPSWANHMQPTMKVGTHIFYREES; this comes from the coding sequence ATGAAAAGGGTTCAGTCGATTATATATGCTCTGCTTCCTGTTTTCCTGCTTGTCGGGTTGACGGCCATTTATATGGCGTTGCAAACGGAAAGCAAGGCCTCAATCGGCCCGGAAAAAAATGCGGCGCCGGCCGTGGCCGGATCCTCGGCACAGCCTCGTCGGGCTTTTGGGCGCCAGAACGCTTCACCGGGTGACAGTGACCGGCTGGCGCAACTTTTTGAGAGCGGCCTGTCCAGAAGGGAATTTCGATGCCTGGCCCAGGCCATTTATTTTGAGGCCCGGGGCGAACCTTATGAGGGACAAGTGGCGGTAGCCCATGTCATCATGAATCGCGTGGAAAGTCCGCGTTATCCCAACAGCATTTGTGGTGTGGTGTTTCAGAATGAACATATGCGGCACCTGTGCCAGTTTTCCTTTGCCTGTGACGGACGCTCGGATAATCCCTATGAAATGGCCGCCTGGCGGCAGGCCCAGCGCATTGCGGAAAAGGTACTTCTGAAAAATTATCGCGATGTCACCAATCGCTCGACCCATTATCATGCGGATTATGTCAGCCCGTCCTGGGCCAATCACATGCAGCCGACAATGAAAGTGGGGACTCATATTTTTTACCGCGAAGAATCCTGA
- a CDS encoding class I SAM-dependent methyltransferase: MISGQQKPFIVVLSLIFGLLLGGGQSTVTRAMTLEEAIAGAHRSPQNVARDRYRHPLETLRFFGIEPHMTVVEIWPGGGGWYQEILAPYLRDQGRYISASYNPDSSRDYYVRSLKKEKDRLQSRPDLYGKVEMTILEDPDHYDIAPAGSADMVLSFRNFHNWMSGGYDEKVLRAVYKALKPGGIFGLVDHRSPTKESKGGYVSVGYVKELAAKVGFEFVAASEINANPKDTGDHEKGVWTLPPTLAGNPVDHARMKAIGESDRFTLKFRKPAH, encoded by the coding sequence ATGATTTCAGGACAGCAAAAACCGTTTATCGTTGTGTTGAGCCTTATTTTCGGACTGCTGCTTGGTGGCGGCCAAAGCACTGTCACACGGGCCATGACCCTGGAAGAGGCCATTGCCGGCGCCCACCGCAGCCCCCAGAACGTGGCCCGGGACCGCTATCGCCATCCACTGGAAACCCTCCGCTTTTTCGGGATTGAACCCCATATGACCGTCGTGGAAATCTGGCCCGGCGGGGGTGGTTGGTACCAGGAGATCCTGGCACCTTATCTGCGGGATCAGGGGCGCTATATTTCCGCGTCCTATAACCCCGATTCGTCCCGTGACTATTATGTGCGCTCGCTGAAAAAGGAAAAGGACCGTCTGCAAAGCCGGCCGGACCTGTACGGCAAGGTGGAAATGACAATCCTGGAGGATCCCGATCATTACGACATCGCTCCTGCGGGCTCTGCCGATATGGTGCTGTCATTCCGAAATTTCCATAACTGGATGAGCGGCGGGTATGATGAAAAAGTTTTGCGCGCCGTATACAAGGCGCTGAAACCGGGCGGTATTTTCGGTCTTGTCGATCACCGCAGCCCGACCAAAGAGTCCAAGGGCGGTTATGTCAGTGTGGGTTATGTCAAGGAGCTGGCAGCAAAGGTAGGCTTCGAATTTGTGGCCGCCTCCGAAATTAACGCCAATCCAAAGGACACCGGCGATCATGAAAAAGGGGTGTGGACCCTGCCGCCCACCCTGGCCGGGAATCCGGTCGATCATGCGCGCATGAAAGCGATCGGGGAAAGCGACCGGTTTACGCTCAAATTCCGCAAACCGGCCCATTAG
- a CDS encoding DUF983 domain-containing protein, translating to MTDSDTKFYGRKDTLFASIAKGLRRACPQCGTGRIFAGYLKLKPACPSCQAPIGEIRADDFPPYLTIFLVGHIVVPLLVYVEAAFQPPTWVQITVWPLISLILALAFLPYLKGGVVGLMWSLDLKGDERH from the coding sequence ATGACCGATTCCGACACCAAGTTCTATGGCCGCAAAGACACCCTGTTTGCCTCCATCGCCAAGGGGCTGCGACGAGCCTGCCCGCAATGCGGAACCGGCAGGATTTTTGCCGGCTATCTGAAGCTGAAACCGGCTTGTCCCAGTTGTCAGGCGCCAATTGGGGAGATCCGCGCCGATGACTTCCCCCCTTATCTGACCATTTTCCTGGTCGGGCATATTGTGGTCCCGCTACTGGTTTATGTGGAAGCCGCCTTCCAGCCACCGACCTGGGTACAGATTACCGTCTGGCCGTTGATTTCGTTGATCTTGGCGCTTGCTTTCCTGCCTTATCTGAAAGGCGGGGTTGTGGGCCTGATGTGGTCTTTGGATCTCAAGGGGGACGAGCGGCATTAA
- a CDS encoding NAD(P)-dependent oxidoreductase has product MNRKLAFIGLGVMGYPMAGHLQKAGNDVTVYNRTKSKADAWVREYGGRAAPTPGEAAEGADIVFSCVGNDDDVLEIALGVDGAFYGMKAGSIFVDHTTASAGLAQHLDIAAQDRGIAFLDAPVSGGQAGAEQGTLTIMVGGDAAYYDLVAPVMDAYARKQQLLGPTGCGQLAKMVNQICIAGVVQGLAEGLHFAEAAGLDPEAVVEVISKGAAQSWQMDNRHKTMVAREFDFGFAVDWMRKDLGIVLDEARRNGAQLPLTALVDQFYADIQHMGGGRWDTSSLIARFPKPRFTEE; this is encoded by the coding sequence ATGAACCGCAAACTAGCCTTTATCGGACTGGGGGTTATGGGGTATCCCATGGCCGGGCATTTGCAGAAAGCCGGAAATGACGTCACGGTCTATAACCGCACCAAATCCAAGGCTGACGCCTGGGTCAGGGAATATGGCGGGCGCGCCGCGCCCACGCCGGGCGAAGCGGCGGAAGGAGCGGATATTGTTTTTTCCTGCGTGGGCAATGACGACGATGTGTTGGAGATTGCCCTTGGCGTGGACGGCGCCTTTTACGGCATGAAAGCGGGCAGTATTTTTGTGGACCATACCACAGCCTCCGCAGGACTGGCCCAGCATCTGGATATTGCGGCCCAGGACCGGGGCATCGCTTTTTTGGATGCCCCCGTATCTGGCGGTCAGGCCGGCGCGGAGCAGGGCACGCTGACCATCATGGTCGGGGGAGATGCGGCCTATTACGATTTGGTGGCCCCGGTTATGGACGCCTATGCCAGAAAACAGCAACTTCTGGGGCCCACAGGATGCGGCCAGCTGGCGAAGATGGTCAATCAGATCTGTATCGCCGGGGTGGTCCAGGGGCTGGCTGAGGGGCTGCATTTTGCTGAGGCGGCCGGACTTGATCCCGAGGCGGTGGTGGAAGTGATCTCCAAAGGGGCGGCGCAGAGCTGGCAGATGGACAACCGGCACAAGACCATGGTTGCCCGGGAATTTGATTTCGGTTTTGCCGTTGACTGGATGCGCAAGGATCTGGGGATTGTGCTTGATGAGGCCCGCCGCAACGGGGCGCAGCTGCCGCTGACAGCCCTGGTGGACCAGTTTTATGCCGATATTCAGCATATGGGCGGTGGTCGCTGGGACACGTCAAGCCTGATTGCCCGGTTTCCAAAACCCCGTTTCACAGAAGAATAA
- a CDS encoding SlyX family protein, producing the protein MAGMTKNTTFPEEDKLTELEIRIAHQDLQIQDLSDMVNRQWQEIDRLRLLLKKAEGRLDSLEEDGPGGRPLYEKPPHY; encoded by the coding sequence ATGGCTGGTATGACAAAAAACACCACATTCCCGGAAGAAGACAAACTGACCGAGCTTGAAATCCGTATCGCGCATCAGGACCTGCAAATTCAGGACTTGAGCGATATGGTGAACCGTCAGTGGCAGGAAATTGACCGGCTGCGACTTTTGCTGAAAAAGGCGGAAGGGCGACTGGACAGCCTTGAGGAGGACGGGCCCGGGGGCCGGCCGTTATATGAAAAACCGCCTCATTATTAA
- a CDS encoding autotransporter domain-containing protein yields the protein MIKHLLSGTAFMALTCYAATTYSAEFENVYVFGDSLSDNGNVFEQTGNTTPPPPYFEGRFSNGPVWAEKFAPGLTPISINPTATNLNMAFGGAESGIVDAGGIPGFLGQLGLLQQAVDGGVAPPDGNDLITLFIGGNDYLGLLGTAPDVTAEVATVQNNIATGLGGLYQLGARNFLVFNLPDLGTTPLVNDDAALSAFATNLSGAHNAALPETIAALQGNFADANFIFFDTETLFNYVLDNSALFGFTNVTEGCLNDPACATADKATQDSYVFWDDIHPTEGMGTLIAAAASELVNTDRHLVGVLSQSEVGLSLARSMTRPLTTRLHQSRSGLERRSEGDRGFGLFFTGQYIQGERTLEATAARTAFEYNYSLFTLGADYHNGENLLIGIAGSYASGDATQDLGGGFDLDSWQIAGYATYLYNAFALELYGGYGSTDYENIQRPTALSPIVATAETGGDHTTIGGQAAYRFEDELGSVEAFAGLRYIDLGIDGYQETEGVIFNLDVNRQDVSSLVGLLGLRFAGTFTSGEIQWAPRASIAYEHEFDGDRSLTGRIVNNTATPVTVSDDLLKDHVIALDLGLDVAVGSLVLSGGYQAELGLTGGQHEQVVGSVRMRF from the coding sequence ATGATCAAGCACCTGCTCAGCGGAACGGCCTTCATGGCCCTGACATGTTACGCCGCCACAACATATTCTGCCGAATTTGAGAATGTCTATGTCTTCGGTGACAGCCTGTCGGACAACGGTAATGTGTTTGAACAGACCGGCAATACCACCCCGCCGCCGCCCTATTTCGAAGGTCGCTTTTCCAACGGCCCGGTATGGGCGGAAAAATTCGCCCCGGGCCTCACGCCCATTTCGATCAATCCCACGGCCACAAATCTGAACATGGCCTTTGGCGGTGCGGAATCCGGTATCGTGGATGCGGGGGGCATTCCCGGTTTCCTGGGACAGCTCGGCCTCTTGCAGCAGGCGGTGGATGGCGGGGTGGCGCCCCCAGACGGCAATGACCTGATCACCCTGTTCATTGGCGGTAATGACTATCTGGGTCTTCTGGGAACCGCGCCTGATGTGACGGCGGAAGTGGCCACCGTGCAAAACAATATCGCCACCGGCCTGGGGGGACTGTATCAGTTGGGCGCCCGGAATTTTCTGGTTTTCAACCTGCCGGATCTGGGCACCACGCCGCTGGTCAATGATGATGCCGCTCTGTCCGCCTTCGCCACCAACCTGAGCGGCGCCCATAATGCCGCTCTGCCGGAGACCATTGCCGCCTTGCAAGGCAATTTCGCTGACGCCAATTTTATTTTTTTCGATACCGAAACGCTTTTTAACTATGTACTCGACAACAGCGCCCTGTTCGGGTTCACCAATGTGACGGAAGGCTGCCTGAACGATCCCGCCTGCGCCACCGCGGACAAAGCAACCCAGGACAGCTATGTGTTCTGGGATGACATTCATCCGACCGAAGGCATGGGCACCCTCATTGCGGCGGCAGCCAGTGAACTGGTGAATACGGACCGCCATCTTGTGGGGGTTCTGAGCCAGAGTGAGGTGGGGCTGAGCCTGGCCCGAAGCATGACCCGCCCGCTCACCACCCGCCTTCATCAGAGCCGCAGCGGGCTTGAGCGCCGCTCCGAAGGGGATCGCGGTTTCGGTTTGTTTTTCACCGGTCAGTATATTCAGGGCGAACGTACTCTTGAAGCCACCGCAGCACGCACCGCTTTTGAGTATAACTACAGCCTGTTCACCCTGGGGGCGGATTATCACAACGGGGAAAACCTCTTGATCGGGATTGCGGGATCCTATGCCTCGGGCGATGCCACACAGGATCTGGGCGGGGGGTTCGACCTCGACAGCTGGCAGATCGCCGGCTACGCCACCTATCTGTATAACGCCTTTGCGCTCGAACTATATGGCGGGTATGGCTCAACGGATTATGAAAACATCCAGCGTCCCACGGCCCTGTCCCCCATTGTGGCGACCGCAGAGACCGGCGGCGATCACACCACCATCGGCGGGCAGGCCGCCTATCGTTTTGAAGACGAATTGGGCAGCGTCGAAGCCTTCGCCGGCCTGCGCTATATCGACCTCGGCATTGACGGTTATCAGGAAACAGAGGGGGTCATCTTTAATCTGGATGTGAACCGCCAGGACGTCTCCTCCCTGGTGGGCTTGCTGGGACTGCGATTTGCCGGCACCTTCACCAGCGGCGAAATTCAGTGGGCGCCGCGGGCCAGCATTGCCTATGAACACGAATTTGACGGGGACCGCAGTCTGACCGGTCGGATTGTCAACAATACAGCCACCCCGGTTACCGTGTCCGATGACCTGCTGAAGGACCATGTGATCGCCCTTGACCTGGGCCTGGATGTGGCCGTGGGCAGTCTGGTGCTGAGCGGCGGTTATCAGGCGGAACTTGGCCTCACCGGCGGCCAGCATGAGCAGGTCGTTGGCTCTGTCAGGATGAGATTCTAG
- a CDS encoding IS5 family transposase (programmed frameshift) translates to MSRRRYELTDFEWSIIEPLLPNKPRGVPRVDDRRVLNGIYWRLRTGSPWADIPERYGPATTCYNRFVRWRKQGVWDRIFAAISAAYDGDLQMIDSSSIRVHQHGANAKKGPDASPGSSADARCVGRSRGGLTTKIHALVDANGLPVGLKLTPGQAHDGRAAEDMLGVIGKGQILLADRAYDSDALRQRLADQGGWACIRPLAHRKSKPAFSTFLYRYRNLVERFFNKLKHFRAIATRFEKHAENYLALVKLAAIKIWMRFYESVT, encoded by the exons ATGTCGCGTCGTCGTTATGAACTGACTGACTTTGAATGGTCGATCATTGAGCCACTGTTGCCGAACAAGCCGCGGGGTGTTCCGCGAGTGGATGACCGTCGGGTGCTCAACGGCATTTACTGGCGGCTCAGGACGGGCTCGCCGTGGGCGGACATTCCGGAGCGCTATGGCCCTGCGACGACCTGCTACAATCGCTTTGTGCGGTGGCGGAAACAGGGGGTGTGGGACAGGATTTTTGCGGCGATATCGGCCGCTTATGACGGCGATCTGCAAATGATCGACTCCTCATCCATCCGCGTTCACCAGCATGGGGCGAACGCAAAAAAG GGGCCCGATGCCAGCCCCGGAAGTTCCGCTGACGCCCGATGCGTGGGGCGCTCGAGAGGCGGTCTGACGACCAAGATCCATGCCCTGGTGGACGCCAATGGACTGCCCGTCGGGCTCAAGCTGACGCCTGGACAGGCGCACGACGGGCGCGCGGCCGAGGATATGCTGGGCGTCATTGGCAAAGGACAAATCCTGTTGGCCGACCGGGCCTACGACTCGGACGCCTTGCGCCAACGGCTCGCCGATCAGGGCGGATGGGCCTGCATCAGGCCATTGGCGCATCGCAAGTCCAAGCCCGCATTCAGCACCTTCCTCTACCGATATCGCAACCTCGTCGAGCGCTTCTTCAACAAACTCAAGCACTTCCGGGCCATCGCCACGCGCTTCGAAAAACATGCCGAAAACTATCTCGCCCTCGTCAAACTCGCCGCCATCAAAATATGGATGCGGTTTTATGAGTCGGTAACCTAG
- a CDS encoding YdcH family protein has product MPHMQEALAEEFPRAPEELNNFDQKYAYFVKLHYAYDRVIREIRLMETSGRKASAKVLKELNKKRLLLKDEIFAML; this is encoded by the coding sequence ATGCCGCATATGCAGGAAGCCTTGGCAGAAGAATTTCCCAGGGCCCCGGAAGAGTTAAATAATTTTGATCAGAAATATGCGTATTTTGTCAAATTGCATTATGCCTATGACCGGGTGATCAGGGAAATCCGGCTTATGGAGACCAGCGGCCGGAAAGCTTCGGCCAAGGTCTTGAAAGAATTGAATAAAAAACGTCTCTTGTTAAAAGACGAGATTTTCGCTATGCTATAG
- a CDS encoding glutamate synthase subunit beta, with amino-acid sequence MGKVTGFLEIPRQDRTYAPAGDRVRHYHEFVNPLPENVVVQQGGRCMDCGIPYCHTGCPVNNMIPDWNDMVWTEDWEEALETLHSTNNFPEFTGRICPAPCEAACTLNIEDVPVTIKTIECAIIDKGWENGWVKPEPPQEKTGKKVAIVGSGPAGLAAAQQLARAGHDVAVYEKNRRVGGLLRYGIPDFKMEKHLIDRRVRQMEEEGVTFWTSIHVGKDIPAQKLVDHYDAVLLCGGSEQPRDLPVPGRDLEGIHFAMDFLTQQNRRVADEPLGNERDILAAGKKVVVIGGGDTGSDCIGTSFRQGAVSVTQLEIMPKPPLKEDKGLTWPNWPMKLRTSTSQEEGAERDWSVATAEFVDNGNGHVTALKCHRVDENFQKIEGSDFEIEADLVLLAMGFTNPVKEGMLTQLGVALDGRGNVAADTRKYQTSLPKVFAAGDMRRGQSLVVWAIREGRQAASAVDEYLMGRTKLPR; translated from the coding sequence ATGGGGAAAGTAACAGGATTTCTTGAAATTCCGCGTCAGGACCGGACTTATGCCCCCGCCGGTGACCGGGTGCGCCATTATCATGAATTTGTCAATCCGTTGCCGGAAAATGTGGTGGTGCAGCAGGGTGGACGCTGCATGGATTGTGGTATTCCCTATTGTCACACCGGTTGCCCGGTCAACAATATGATTCCCGACTGGAACGACATGGTCTGGACCGAAGACTGGGAAGAGGCGCTGGAAACCCTGCATTCCACCAATAATTTTCCGGAATTTACCGGGCGTATTTGTCCGGCGCCCTGTGAGGCGGCTTGTACGCTGAACATTGAGGATGTGCCGGTTACCATCAAAACCATCGAGTGCGCCATCATTGACAAAGGCTGGGAAAATGGCTGGGTCAAACCGGAGCCGCCGCAGGAAAAGACCGGCAAAAAAGTCGCCATTGTCGGCAGCGGTCCTGCCGGCCTTGCTGCGGCTCAGCAGTTGGCTCGGGCTGGGCATGATGTGGCGGTGTATGAAAAAAACCGGCGTGTGGGCGGCTTGCTGCGCTATGGCATTCCCGATTTCAAGATGGAAAAACATCTCATTGACCGCCGGGTCCGTCAGATGGAAGAAGAAGGGGTCACCTTCTGGACCAGCATCCATGTGGGCAAGGATATTCCGGCCCAGAAACTGGTGGATCATTATGATGCCGTGCTGCTGTGCGGTGGCTCCGAACAGCCGCGTGATCTCCCGGTGCCGGGCCGTGACCTGGAAGGCATTCATTTCGCCATGGACTTTCTCACTCAGCAGAACCGGCGGGTTGCGGATGAACCGCTGGGGAATGAGCGGGATATTCTCGCTGCGGGCAAAAAAGTCGTGGTGATCGGTGGCGGTGATACGGGCTCCGACTGTATCGGCACTTCTTTCCGCCAGGGAGCCGTTTCGGTGACCCAGCTGGAGATCATGCCGAAGCCGCCACTGAAGGAAGACAAAGGCCTGACCTGGCCCAACTGGCCCATGAAGTTGCGCACCTCCACCTCCCAAGAAGAAGGGGCGGAGCGGGACTGGAGTGTGGCCACTGCCGAATTTGTGGATAATGGCAATGGCCATGTGACGGCGCTGAAATGTCACCGGGTGGATGAGAATTTCCAGAAAATAGAGGGCAGCGATTTTGAGATTGAAGCCGACCTGGTGCTGCTGGCCATGGGGTTCACCAATCCGGTCAAGGAAGGCATGCTGACGCAGCTGGGAGTGGCTTTGGACGGCCGCGGCAATGTGGCGGCCGATACCCGTAAATACCAGACGTCTTTGCCCAAGGTTTTTGCGGCCGGTGATATGCGCCGGGGGCAATCTCTGGTGGTTTGGGCCATTCGCGAAGGCCGCCAGGCGGCCAGCGCTGTGGATGAATATCTGATGGGGCGCACCAAACTGCCGAGATAA